A DNA window from Vigna angularis cultivar LongXiaoDou No.4 chromosome 1, ASM1680809v1, whole genome shotgun sequence contains the following coding sequences:
- the LOC108320071 gene encoding F-box protein SKIP14 — translation MALNFSHRPIFSEDNLVSSMRMGIPEKSGVDNCYDYGRDRCDRGGGGATHDDIVDLLPSDPFGMDISTTFTAITGWLEDLEVDYGGYRRDELGASDDNYQLFAGLNFIWNNAMRFHACVEEKMGFGECSSLSDDGAAAASSNFGVGSASDADLSGLPATSGSGDVFRRGDDDLEGGGGGDESGPHPALSYSLGYLGLSDLLVVERVCKFLHSTVHDDPLLWRSIHVDQPLNERITDDVLFRLANRAQGNLQCLSLVECTRITDDGLRRVLESNPKLTKLSVPGCTRLSIEGIVGMLKAYNSVGPQGVKHLYIGGLYGVTLKHFEELRFLLGADSWQQMRQSHKPHFYRRGNLYLSFNDDRAMDIEVCPRCQNLRLVYDCPAESCQGTGHTTQMCRACTLCIPRCSQCGHCINDSEYEETFCLELLCSSCSKQLVKCSDGKAGPAKSVIIHEQSYRSATCRNELDCHDY, via the exons ATGGCGTTGAATTTCTCGCATCGACCGATTTTTTCTGAGGATAATTTGGTGTCGTCGATGAGGATGGGGATTCCGGAGAAGAGCGGTGTTGATAATTGCTATGATTACGGAAGAGATAGGTGTGATAGGGGTGGTGGTGGTGCGACTCACGATGACATTGTCGATCTTTTGCCTTCGGATCCCTTCGGCATGGACATCAGCACCACCTTCACGGCCATCACCGGGTGGCTTGAGGATTTGGAGGTTGATTATGGTGGTTATAGAAGGGATGAGCTTGGGGCGAGTGATGACAATTACCAGCTTTTTGCTGGGTTGAATTTCATTTGGAACAATGCTATGAGGTTCCATGCGTGTGTTGAGGAGAAGATGGGGTTTGGCGAGTGTAGTTCTCTGAGTGACGATGGAGCTGCTGCTGCATCGAGCAATTTTGGGGTTGGATCTGCTTCTGATGCTGATTTATCGGGTTTGCCTGCTACTAGCGGGTCGGGTGATGTTTTTAGACGGGGTGATGACGACCTTGAAGGAGGAGGTGGGGGTGATGAATCTGGTCCTCACCCTGCCTTGAGTTATTCTCTTGGTTATCTGGGATTGTCTGATCTTCTTGTTGTCGAAAGAGTTTGTAAGTTTCTGCATTCCACGGTTCATGATGATCCGCTTTTGTGGAGGAGTATCCACGTCGATCAGCCTTTGAATGAGAGGATAACTGACGATGTTCTTTTCCGATTGGCTAACAGGGCTCAAGGTAATCTTCAGTGCTTGAGCCTTGTTGAATGTACCAGGATAACTGATGATGGTTTGAGGCGGGTTCTTGAAAGCAATCCCAAATTAACCAAG TTGAGTGTCCCTGGATGTACAAGACTCAGTATTGAGGGTATTGTGGGTATGCTAAAAGCCTACAACTCTGTGGGTCCCCAAGGGGTGAAGCATTTATACATAGGAGGTCTTTATGGTGTTACACTAAAGCATTTTGAGGAGTTGAGGTTCTTGTTGGGTGCTGATAGCTGGCAGCAGATGCGGCAGTCTCATAAACCTCACTTCTATCGCAGGGGAAATTTGTATCTGTCCTTTAATGATGATCGAGCCATGGATATTGAAGTTTGTCCACGATGCCAGAATTTGAGGCTTGTATATGATTGTCCGGCAGAGAGTTGTCAAGGGACGGGACACACCACTCAGATGTGCAGGGCATGCACTCTATGCATACCCCGGTGTAGTCAGTGTGGCCACTGTATCAATGACAGTGAATATGAGGAAACATTTTGTTTGGAATTGCTTTGCTCTTCTTGTTCTAAGCAGCTAGTCAAATGTTCAGATGGAAAGGCTGGACCAGCTAAGTCAGTTATTATTCATGAACAAAG CTACCGGAGTGCAACCTGCAGGAATGAACTTgattgccatgattattga
- the LOC108326920 gene encoding uncharacterized protein LOC108326920, translated as MQKTLPPKFKDPGSFTISCTIRNHDIGKALVDLGASINLMPLFMVKKIGGLEVKPTRMIFQMADKSIKHPYGVVEDVVIQIDKLQFPVDLVVMEMGEDVDIPLIIGRPFIKTTKVVIHVDDGVLMLKDQDEEGDF; from the coding sequence ATGCAGAAGACTCTCCCTCCCAAATTCAAAGATCCAGGGAGTTTCACCATCTCGTGCACCATTAGGAATCATGATATAGGAAAAGCTCTTGTTGATTTAGGGGctagcatcaatttgatgcccttatttATGGtcaagaagattggtggtctggAGGTCAAACCCACAAGAATGATCTTCCAAATGGCAGACAAGTCTATCAAGCATCCTTATGGTGTGGTGGAAGATGTTGTGATCCAGATTgataaactccaattcccaGTTGATTtagtggtgatggagatgggaGAAGATGTAGATATCCCTCTTATTATTGGAAGACCATTCATAAAGACAACCAAGGTTGTAATTCATGTAGATGATGGAGTTTTAATGTTGAAGGATCAAGATGAAGAGGGTGACTTTTAA